A window of Polaribacter litorisediminis contains these coding sequences:
- the tsaB gene encoding tRNA (adenosine(37)-N6)-threonylcarbamoyltransferase complex dimerization subunit type 1 TsaB, with protein sequence MAFILNIETSTKNCSVSIAENGKILKIKELNNGNYSHAEVLHSFITDILKAANLPIHKIDAIAVSKGPGSYTGLRIGVSAAKGLCFALQKPLISIDTLTSLAHSISVNSGCIVPMIDARRMEVYASVYNHKHEELRDIRAEIIDENSFLEYLEKDKVYFLGDGAQKCKGIIRHKNAVFVDDKLPSAKEMAVLSYRKYKKSDIENVAYFEPFYLKDFVVIPEKKKKPTF encoded by the coding sequence TTGGCTTTTATTTTAAATATAGAAACATCTACTAAAAACTGCTCTGTTAGTATTGCAGAAAATGGGAAGATTTTAAAAATCAAAGAATTAAATAATGGGAATTATTCCCATGCAGAGGTACTACATTCTTTTATTACGGACATTTTAAAAGCAGCAAACCTACCAATACATAAAATAGATGCTATTGCCGTAAGTAAGGGACCTGGTTCTTATACAGGACTCAGAATTGGTGTTTCTGCTGCAAAAGGATTATGTTTTGCACTGCAAAAGCCCTTAATTTCTATAGATACGTTAACATCCCTCGCTCATTCGATATCCGTAAATAGTGGTTGTATAGTGCCTATGATAGATGCTAGGAGAATGGAAGTGTATGCATCCGTTTACAATCATAAACATGAAGAATTAAGGGATATTAGGGCAGAGATTATTGATGAAAATTCCTTTTTAGAGTATTTAGAAAAAGATAAAGTTTATTTTTTAGGAGATGGTGCTCAAAAATGCAAAGGAATTATAAGACATAAAAATGCTGTTTTTGTAGATGATAAATTACCTTCAGCAAAAGAAATGGCAGTATTGTCTTATCGCAAATACAAAAAAAGCGACATAGAAAATGTCGCTTACTTTGAACCCTTTTATTTAAAAGATTTTGTTGTGATTCCTGAAAAGAAAAAGAAACCTACCTTTTAA
- a CDS encoding TolC family protein yields MKTKLIVLVAFFVSIATFSQKKWTLKECVDEALKRNISIQQNRLSVEVAKKDVDISKGNFLPNLNANTGGNLNFGTGFDPVSQDRVNTSFFGGSVGVSSGVTVFNGFRNTNIFKQAQLGVESSLLDLKKMENDVSLFVVNGYLNILFAKENLSAAQVQYEISKKQIIAAKSRFESGVIPKGDLLNTESTAATNLQTVITQENALDLALLNLSQLLQVPSENFDVASIDVGRPSVNLFYNNSSSVYEKSVSRMPEIARAQLAIENSELSIEIAKASLLPSISASAGLSTNYGYNLNLPAGFSNSNLFSQLEDNFGYGLGFNVSIPIFNRFQTRNRVAQSVINKEIFETRLESEKLSLKQTIEQSFLDVKTALKTFEASKISLDAQEEAFKNAQERYNFGAMTQFDFDQVRTRLVNAQASLIRSKYDYVFKTKVLQFYAGDLILE; encoded by the coding sequence TTGAAAACTAAACTTATAGTATTAGTAGCTTTCTTTGTTTCTATAGCTACATTTTCACAAAAAAAATGGACACTTAAAGAATGTGTTGACGAGGCCTTAAAAAGAAATATTTCTATACAGCAAAATAGGCTCAGTGTAGAGGTAGCAAAAAAGGATGTTGATATATCTAAAGGAAACTTTTTACCAAATTTAAACGCGAATACCGGAGGTAACCTAAATTTTGGTACGGGGTTTGACCCAGTATCACAAGATCGAGTAAACACAAGTTTCTTTGGAGGTTCGGTAGGTGTTAGTTCTGGTGTTACTGTATTTAACGGTTTTAGAAATACAAATATTTTTAAGCAGGCTCAGTTAGGCGTGGAATCTAGTCTGTTAGACTTAAAAAAAATGGAAAATGATGTTTCATTATTTGTGGTGAATGGGTATTTGAATATTTTGTTTGCGAAAGAAAACTTAAGTGCCGCACAAGTTCAATATGAAATTAGCAAGAAACAAATTATCGCAGCCAAAAGTAGATTTGAATCTGGGGTTATTCCTAAAGGAGATTTATTAAATACAGAATCTACTGCAGCAACAAATCTTCAAACAGTGATTACGCAAGAGAATGCATTAGACTTAGCGCTCTTAAATTTGTCTCAATTATTACAAGTTCCATCAGAAAATTTTGATGTAGCAAGTATCGATGTGGGTAGACCTTCTGTTAATTTATTCTATAATAATTCATCAAGCGTATATGAAAAGTCTGTAAGTAGAATGCCAGAAATTGCGAGAGCTCAATTAGCTATAGAAAATTCAGAACTAAGCATTGAAATAGCCAAAGCTTCTTTATTACCATCGATTTCAGCGTCTGCAGGATTATCCACCAATTATGGATATAATTTAAATTTACCTGCTGGTTTTTCTAATTCTAATTTATTTAGTCAGCTCGAGGATAATTTTGGTTACGGTCTAGGATTTAATGTTAGTATTCCTATTTTTAATCGTTTTCAGACTAGAAATAGAGTAGCACAATCTGTTATAAATAAAGAAATTTTTGAAACAAGATTAGAGAGTGAAAAGTTAAGCTTAAAACAAACTATAGAGCAATCGTTTTTAGATGTTAAAACTGCTCTAAAAACTTTTGAGGCCTCGAAAATTTCTTTGGATGCACAGGAAGAAGCATTTAAAAATGCGCAAGAACGTTATAATTTTGGAGCAATGACTCAGTTTGATTTTGATCAGGTTAGAACACGGCTTGTAAATGCACAAGCTTCTTTAATTCGGTCAAAATATGATTATGTTTTTAAGACAAAAGTGTTACAGTTTTATGCCGGAGACTTAATTTTAGAATAA
- a CDS encoding DUF420 domain-containing protein, giving the protein MNKLAQEKKYKKIITALSIIIPIAVAILFGVNLRALGFDVEPLTFLPPIYASINGLTAMVLIAAVIAIKNGNKKLHEQLNTFAIICSLVFLLMYIAYHMTSDSTKFGGEGAIKYMYYFILITHIILSIIVIPLVLLTYMKAKLGDFEAHKKIAKKTFPIWLYVAITGVVVYLMISPYYV; this is encoded by the coding sequence ATGAATAAACTAGCACAAGAAAAAAAATATAAAAAGATAATTACTGCGTTATCTATTATTATTCCTATTGCGGTCGCCATATTATTTGGGGTTAATTTAAGAGCGTTAGGTTTTGATGTAGAACCTCTTACCTTTTTACCTCCAATTTATGCTTCTATAAATGGTTTAACCGCTATGGTATTAATCGCTGCTGTCATTGCCATAAAAAATGGAAATAAAAAGTTACACGAACAATTAAACACCTTCGCAATTATTTGTTCTCTTGTTTTTTTATTGATGTACATTGCGTATCATATGACTTCAGACTCTACAAAGTTTGGTGGAGAAGGCGCTATAAAATATATGTATTATTTTATTTTGATTACGCATATAATTTTATCCATCATAGTAATTCCTTTAGTGCTTTTAACCTATATGAAAGCTAAATTAGGCGATTTTGAAGCACATAAAAAAATAGCAAAAAAAACTTTTCCAATTTGGTTGTATGTCGCAATAACGGGTGTTGTTGTGTATTTAATGATTTCTCCTTATTATGTGTAA
- a CDS encoding SCO family protein, whose amino-acid sequence MKKKNSYIGISFIILLFGIYTVPKVVSYFQDSSLVKFDKVPAFEFINQEGKTITNKTYEGKVFVVEFFFSTCPSICPIMNQKMLTIQDAFFGNPEFGIASISITPEIDTPEVLRQYAKNMGITHKNWHLLTGKSKDIVYDLSNKGFKLYVGKGEEDHGGFEHSGLFALVDKNGYIRSRKDEFGNPIMYYRALEEQSFPDQIKELKEDIKLLLNE is encoded by the coding sequence ATGAAAAAAAAGAATTCTTATATAGGCATTTCATTTATTATATTATTGTTTGGTATTTATACCGTTCCAAAAGTAGTCAGTTATTTTCAAGACTCGAGCTTAGTGAAATTTGATAAAGTTCCTGCTTTTGAATTTATAAATCAAGAAGGAAAAACAATAACCAATAAAACGTACGAGGGTAAAGTATTTGTAGTAGAATTTTTCTTTTCTACTTGTCCATCCATTTGTCCGATCATGAATCAAAAAATGCTGACTATTCAGGATGCTTTTTTTGGAAATCCAGAATTCGGAATTGCATCTATTTCTATTACTCCAGAAATTGATACTCCAGAAGTTTTGCGGCAATATGCTAAAAATATGGGAATCACTCATAAAAATTGGCATTTATTAACAGGGAAATCCAAAGACATTGTATACGATCTGTCGAATAAAGGGTTTAAGCTATATGTTGGTAAAGGAGAGGAAGACCACGGAGGTTTTGAGCATTCAGGCTTATTTGCTTTGGTTGATAAAAATGGCTATATACGTTCTAGAAAAGATGAGTTTGGCAATCCGATTATGTATTATAGAGCTTTAGAAGAACAATCTTTTCCAGATCAGATTAAAGAATTAAAAGAGGATATTAAATTATTATTAAATGAATAA
- a CDS encoding cytochrome C oxidase subunit IV family protein — protein sequence MAHAQSHTKKIWNVFWILSAITIVEVALGIIKPDVLHLTNFLGTSPLNWIFIILTLAKAYGITWAFMHMDEEKKWFRRAVVWTSVFLICYLVTLLLIEGGYLYETLSPLVKW from the coding sequence ATGGCACACGCACAATCGCATACAAAGAAAATCTGGAATGTATTTTGGATTTTATCAGCAATAACAATTGTAGAAGTAGCTCTAGGTATTATAAAGCCTGATGTATTGCATCTTACTAATTTTTTAGGAACAAGTCCGTTAAACTGGATATTTATCATCTTAACGTTAGCAAAAGCATACGGAATAACATGGGCATTCATGCACATGGATGAGGAAAAGAAATGGTTTCGACGAGCTGTTGTTTGGACGTCGGTCTTTTTGATCTGTTATCTTGTAACCTTACTTTTAATAGAAGGAGGCTATTTATATGAAACATTATCGCCACTCGTAAAATGGTAA
- a CDS encoding cytochrome c oxidase subunit 3, whose translation MEANIAIPSDGKNTWNGGGVRPFNASYGKMMMWFFILSDALTFSAFLAAYGLTRFKFIDSWPIADEVFTHIPFIHGVYPMYYVAFMTFVLIFSSVTMVLAVDAGHQMKKNKVAWYMFATIIGGLIFVGSQAWEWNTFINGSYGAVKTTEGKVLQFVKDGEQIALSDFVVGDRMDAKVQHTRKNGLWFESGSETVPEYSVAQVLASYKADPSIKIRSEQINLEEKQKIILSREKGLAELSKGKMVVEGANLKVNEYGNTIFADFFFFITGFHGFHVVSGIAINIIIFFNVLLGTYEKRGHYEMVEKVGLYWHFVDLVWVFVFTFFYLV comes from the coding sequence ATGGAAGCAAATATTGCTATACCTTCAGACGGAAAGAACACTTGGAATGGTGGAGGGGTAAGACCGTTTAATGCCAGTTATGGTAAAATGATGATGTGGTTTTTCATCCTATCGGATGCATTAACTTTCTCGGCTTTTTTAGCTGCCTATGGTTTAACTCGTTTTAAGTTTATCGATTCATGGCCAATTGCAGATGAGGTTTTTACACATATCCCTTTTATACATGGAGTTTATCCTATGTATTATGTTGCTTTTATGACGTTTGTACTTATATTTTCTTCCGTAACTATGGTTTTGGCAGTAGATGCAGGTCATCAAATGAAAAAAAATAAAGTAGCTTGGTATATGTTTGCCACTATTATTGGAGGTTTAATCTTTGTGGGTTCTCAAGCTTGGGAATGGAACACGTTTATCAATGGCTCTTATGGAGCAGTGAAAACTACAGAAGGTAAAGTGTTGCAATTTGTAAAAGATGGTGAACAAATAGCGTTATCAGACTTTGTAGTCGGCGATAGAATGGATGCTAAAGTGCAACATACTAGAAAAAATGGTCTTTGGTTTGAAAGCGGTTCGGAAACGGTACCAGAATATTCTGTGGCTCAAGTGTTAGCTTCTTATAAAGCAGATCCATCCATTAAAATTAGAAGCGAACAGATTAATTTAGAAGAAAAACAGAAAATTATACTCTCTAGAGAAAAAGGTCTAGCTGAATTATCGAAGGGTAAAATGGTTGTGGAAGGTGCTAATTTAAAAGTTAACGAATACGGAAATACTATTTTTGCAGATTTCTTTTTCTTTATTACAGGTTTTCACGGTTTTCACGTTGTATCAGGTATTGCTATCAATATTATTATTTTCTTTAATGTACTTCTTGGAACTTATGAAAAAAGAGGTCATTATGAAATGGTAGAAAAAGTAGGTTTATATTGGCACTTTGTAGATTTAGTTTGGGTATTTGTATTTACTTTCTTCTATTTAGTTTAA
- a CDS encoding cytochrome c oxidase subunit 3, producing MIIEQTLEEEYKIAKKKSAKPMLWISMISMVMFFAGLTSAYVISMKRDDWVAFDLPSAFTVSTFLIVASSITLLLSQRFLKKENRNASLFLLIITFLLGIGFVWQQYVGFNQLKSVGLFFTGPESTVSTSFIIGITFMHVIHLIAGIIVLLIVIYNHFKYKYKSDDMLGFELGAIFWHFVDLLWIYLFFFFYFIR from the coding sequence ATGATAATAGAACAAACTTTAGAAGAGGAGTACAAAATAGCTAAAAAGAAATCAGCAAAACCCATGTTATGGATTTCGATGATTAGCATGGTCATGTTTTTTGCAGGCTTAACAAGTGCGTATGTTATTAGTATGAAGCGTGACGATTGGGTAGCTTTTGATTTACCATCAGCATTTACCGTAAGTACATTTTTGATTGTTGCAAGTAGTATTACATTACTTTTATCTCAACGATTTTTAAAAAAAGAGAATAGAAACGCATCATTATTTTTATTAATTATTACATTTCTTTTAGGAATTGGTTTCGTCTGGCAACAATATGTTGGGTTCAATCAACTTAAAAGTGTAGGGTTATTTTTTACAGGACCAGAGAGTACAGTATCTACATCATTTATAATAGGCATTACTTTTATGCATGTTATTCACTTGATTGCGGGTATTATTGTACTTCTTATTGTTATTTATAATCATTTTAAATACAAGTATAAATCAGATGATATGCTTGGTTTTGAACTAGGTGCAATATTTTGGCATTTCGTAGATTTATTATGGATTTATCTATTTTTCTTTTTCTATTTTATTAGATGA
- the cyoE gene encoding heme o synthase, whose translation MNSTVILENKTSMNTLLSDLKQLTKVGLSLSVVFSSVAGYLLAIDFVNYTTLILLAIGGFLMVGASNAFNQIIEKDTDALMKRTKNRPLPTGRMSVNLAMFIAIFFTISGLSILYSINPKTALFGAISIFLYTSVYTPLKAVTPLTVFVGAIPGAIPFMLGWVAATDHFGIEAGFLFMIQFFWQFPHFWAIGWLQFEEYNKAGFSMLPMNKKDKGAVKQIIFYTVIMILVSIAPVLKVSGAFYIYPLTAVIIALLGFVMLYYAIQLHKSEENIDARKLMLSSVLYITVVQIVYVVDKFLH comes from the coding sequence ATGAATTCAACAGTAATTTTAGAGAACAAAACATCAATGAATACACTTTTATCCGACTTAAAACAACTTACTAAAGTTGGCCTGTCTTTAAGTGTCGTTTTTTCTTCCGTTGCTGGTTATTTATTAGCCATCGATTTTGTTAATTATACAACACTTATCTTATTAGCAATTGGCGGTTTTTTAATGGTTGGTGCCTCGAACGCATTTAATCAAATTATAGAAAAAGATACAGATGCATTAATGAAACGCACAAAAAATAGACCTTTACCAACAGGAAGGATGTCTGTTAATTTGGCGATGTTTATTGCGATATTCTTTACAATTTCAGGGCTTTCTATATTGTACAGCATCAATCCTAAAACAGCTTTATTTGGAGCAATTTCCATATTTTTATATACATCGGTGTATACACCGTTAAAAGCAGTCACACCTTTAACGGTTTTTGTTGGGGCAATTCCTGGAGCAATTCCGTTTATGTTAGGTTGGGTCGCGGCAACAGATCATTTTGGTATCGAAGCAGGTTTTTTATTTATGATTCAGTTTTTTTGGCAATTCCCGCATTTTTGGGCAATTGGTTGGTTACAATTCGAAGAATACAACAAGGCAGGGTTTAGTATGTTGCCAATGAATAAAAAGGATAAAGGAGCGGTAAAGCAAATTATATTTTACACGGTTATCATGATTTTAGTTTCGATAGCACCTGTTTTAAAAGTGTCTGGAGCATTTTATATTTATCCGTTAACGGCAGTTATTATTGCGCTGTTGGGTTTTGTGATGTTGTATTATGCCATTCAGTTGCATAAATCTGAAGAGAATATAGATGCAAGAAAGCTAATGTTATCGAGTGTTTTGTATATTACCGTGGTACAAATTGTATATGTAGTTGATAAATTTTTACATTAA
- a CDS encoding MOSC domain-containing protein, whose amino-acid sequence MKIVSTNIGERKEVVWNGEKIITGIYKYPTDKPIFLDLEEVKGDEISDRKYHGGIQQAVYAYSLKYYDFWKPLYPNLDWQLGMFGENLTVDDIDETNIHVGDTFKVGETILEATLQRSPCHKLGIRFKNMNIVKQFWNTTMCGVYFKVIKTGLVKVGDEFNQIKSCPENPTIANLLVRRKKEKGLL is encoded by the coding sequence ATGAAAATTGTTTCTACAAATATTGGCGAACGCAAAGAAGTTGTTTGGAACGGTGAAAAAATAATTACAGGTATTTATAAGTATCCAACAGATAAACCTATTTTTTTAGATCTCGAAGAGGTAAAAGGCGATGAGATTTCGGATAGAAAATATCACGGAGGAATTCAGCAGGCAGTATATGCTTATTCTTTAAAATATTATGATTTTTGGAAACCTTTATACCCTAATTTAGATTGGCAGTTGGGGATGTTTGGAGAAAATCTTACGGTTGATGATATCGATGAAACAAATATTCATGTAGGTGATACTTTTAAAGTTGGAGAAACTATTTTAGAAGCAACATTGCAAAGAAGTCCTTGTCATAAATTAGGAATTCGTTTTAAAAATATGAACATCGTAAAACAATTTTGGAACACAACGATGTGTGGAGTTTATTTTAAAGTGATAAAAACAGGTCTTGTAAAGGTAGGCGATGAGTTTAATCAAATTAAAAGTTGTCCTGAAAATCCAACAATTGCAAATTTATTAGTCCGTAGAAAAAAAGAAAAAGGGTTGTTATGA
- a CDS encoding enoyl-CoA hydratase/isomerase family protein — MTTSRLNGSLYTNIQSNIATIEFGHPASNSFPSELLGRLTKEFNLISKKDTVSVIVLKSEGEKAFCAGASFDELVAVSNLEEGKQFFAGFANVINAMRTCGKIIVGRVQGKAVGGGVGLAAACDYVLATEQAAIKLSEFTIGIGPFVIEPAVKRKIGLAALSELTLEATAWKNGYWAKEKGLYARVFETIKELDEEVAILASKLASYNPSALTEMKKVLWENTEHWDQLLLERAKISGELVLSEFTKKALAKFSKK, encoded by the coding sequence ATGACTACTTCAAGATTAAATGGAAGTTTATATACCAATATTCAAAGCAATATTGCAACTATAGAATTTGGTCATCCTGCAAGTAATTCCTTTCCGAGTGAATTGCTAGGAAGACTTACAAAAGAATTTAATTTAATTTCAAAAAAAGATACCGTATCGGTAATCGTTCTAAAATCTGAGGGAGAAAAAGCATTTTGTGCAGGCGCTTCTTTTGATGAATTAGTGGCCGTTTCAAATCTGGAGGAAGGAAAACAATTTTTTGCGGGTTTTGCAAATGTAATTAATGCCATGAGAACTTGTGGAAAAATTATAGTAGGGCGTGTTCAAGGAAAAGCAGTTGGAGGTGGTGTTGGTTTGGCTGCGGCATGCGATTATGTGTTGGCAACCGAACAGGCGGCTATAAAATTATCAGAATTTACCATTGGTATTGGTCCTTTTGTCATAGAGCCTGCTGTAAAGCGTAAAATTGGACTAGCTGCTTTATCTGAGTTAACTTTAGAGGCAACCGCATGGAAAAATGGATATTGGGCTAAAGAAAAAGGGTTGTACGCAAGAGTTTTTGAAACCATAAAAGAATTAGATGAAGAAGTAGCAATTTTAGCATCAAAATTAGCCTCTTATAATCCGTCCGCTTTAACAGAAATGAAAAAAGTATTATGGGAAAACACCGAGCATTGGGATCAATTATTATTAGAAAGAGCTAAAATTTCGGGAGAATTAGTTTTATCAGAGTTTACAAAAAAAGCATTAGCTAAATTTTCTAAAAAATAA
- a CDS encoding SemiSWEET transporter translates to MDVYEIIGFLAAILTTISFLPQVIKIYKSKETKSISLTMYVVFSLGILMWLIYGIHLKSLPMIIANAITLILTVYILFMKMKHK, encoded by the coding sequence ATGGATGTATATGAAATTATAGGTTTTTTAGCAGCTATTTTAACTACAATATCCTTTTTACCTCAAGTAATTAAAATATACAAATCAAAAGAAACAAAATCTATTTCTTTGACCATGTATGTGGTATTTTCATTGGGGATTTTAATGTGGCTAATTTATGGGATTCATTTAAAAAGCCTGCCAATGATTATTGCAAATGCGATAACTTTAATTTTGACTGTTTATATACTTTTTATGAAGATGAAGCATAAGTAA